Genomic window (Gadus chalcogrammus isolate NIFS_2021 chromosome 3, NIFS_Gcha_1.0, whole genome shotgun sequence):
tgtgtgtgtgagtgctgttcAATGCGATTGTGGGCGTGTTTGTACGTTTGTTTGAGTTtttgtgcgagtgcgtgtgtatgtgtatgtgtgtgtatgtatgattgATTTGTTGTatgtgttttgaaaaaaaaatctgaagtGGTTGAGCGAGCTGAAGaaatgagggggagagagagcgagcgagagagagagtcggtgCGAAAGTGAATGACAAAGAGGGGGCAAAAGAGAAACAGTGGACAGCAGcatagaaaaggagagagagaaatagagtgcaaaagaaaaagaaaaattgacATGAAGGGAAGGTCAAAAGAGGACCGAATCACATTAAAGGAGAGTTTCATGTTTCATTCACCAACTGCTGCGGGGACTGCTATAATTAAGAAAAGTTGAAATCCATTCCAATATGAATGTGtcattgtgtgcatgcgtgcgtatgtgcgtgcgtccgtgcatgtgtgtgtgtgtgtgcgtacgtgcataGGTCATGCATATCAAAGCACAGGCAAGTGTGTGAAAAAGTGTAGGTCCATGCAGACCAACCACAGGCGTGCGTGTCCATTCCAATATGAATGTGtcattgtgtgcgtgcgtgtgtgcgtgcgtgcgtgcgtgtgtgtgtatctgtttaaGCATCTGTATCCTTCTGTGCACAGAGGGTTTCATGTTAGTATAAAAAGGCAAGGCAACCACTATTTTGAATCCTTGGTCCAACTGACATTATTGCTGCAAACAAAGCCTGAACTTTCCAACCCTGTAAAAGACTGAACCGTTTTAAAACCCAGGTAGCTGCTGTAGGTGAAAAGAGGAGTGAAAGATAGGGACGGGTTTGAGGAACAAGGAAAAAGAGTCTGTGACAAATCAGCAAACTCTGCGTGTTTGGTGGAAAGTAGTGTTAAGTAAGGGGACGGGGGGACCGTGTTGTTTACAACCAGCGGTGTTACAACCCCTATCTGGAGCGGCTCAAACTCATGAGACGTAACAAACCGAAAGGCAAAAGGGGGTGATCTGTCTCAACACAACAAAAGAGAGGAAACCACTGGGCCGTCCACATTGAGTGCCGTAGGACCGGCTACCGAAATAACATCAAACTAAATACAAAGCACAGCAGTGAAAACTAAAATACAAGATCCCCAACAGGAACTAGAAGCCAAAACAAGGCTGTTGCTCCAGGGAGCCAGAGAGGCACCTGACTGTGGGCCAACATTGCACAGGTGAGGCTGATCATCGTTAGGGAAGCTCCGCCTGCAGTCCCTCCCCACAGGCTCTCTGGAACAAACACAGGTGGGACATGTCGGCGAGAGGAAGGCCGGGGTGGAGATGAGCAGAGACCCATCATGATCATGTTTCTCAAGCATGTGCCATTTCAACCTCCTCCTGTCCAATCAGATCGTGATTAGTTTATAGTCCATCAGGATTGTCCATcagacccagacagacagacagacagacagacagacagacagacagacagacagacagacagacagacagacagacagacagacagacagacagacagacagacagagggatgaggacagacagacagacagacagacagacagacagacagacagacagacagacagacagacagacagacagacagacagacagacagacagacacagtcagACAGAATGCCATCCAGTCAGAGGGACGGCCCTAACTCACAGTCCAAATGGTGGGTAAACAAACAAGATCAGGGCCAACCCCTAGGCACTGTCACCCAGTGAGAGCACCATAACCtggctcctctcccccttcccgcTCTACCCCAGGACCCCAGGCTACACGGCCCACACCACCTGCAGAACACGGTGACACAGCTCGGGTCCGCAGGCTCCAGCCAAACTCAGCAGGACAGGGAAGGCTTttatagaacaacacacacacacacacactggtacgcTAACAGAAGACTCATTGGTTCACAGCAGACTCATTTTGTCGACCACAGGGGATATTGACATGCTGTTAACAGAGTGTGAAGGGGAAGATTGATGAGCTATTTTGaagtttgaaaaagaaaaacgtgTAAGTTAAGCTTCTTATTGTCTTGGCTTTCGTTTGATTTACACAATCTGGAAGGTTTTGTTTCATCCTTTTTTAgttcccctcccactctccttGATGAAATGACTTCCTTGGGTGACTTACACCACTtcacacttttatttatatgtatgcCTTTTTGCGGTTTATTATTCTCTGTTTTCATgactttctcttcttctctctctctccttctctgtctctctctctctctctctctctctccctctctctctcgctttctcttttctcacctctccccctcttctctctctcctactctctcttctcacctctccttctcccccctccctcctctctctctctctctctctctctctctctctctctctctctctctctctctctctctctctctctctccctctctctctcattctcccccctctgtccctctcccctccctctcccaccccagCAGGATGCGTTGGGTGAGGCGTCCTCGCCGCTCAGGGACcatctgcctgtgtgtggcCTCCTtcgccctgctcctccacctcctgctgctctgcttctccttctcctccatcccccAGACGCAGTCCTGTaacccctcatcctcctcctcctcctcctcctcctcctcctcctcctcctcttcctcctcgtcgtcaGCTCGTCGTGATGCCCCGCTCCACCCCGCCAACGACACCTCCggtctggccccgccccccgccgagACCACGCCCCCGGACACCCTTAAAACACGCAGGGGGGTTGTGCCCCGAGACAGCAAGGCTCGGCGCCACCCACCCgttgggggggaggcggggggcggagggggggtctCGGTGTCGAAGCTGCAGGCGTACTTCAGCCACCCGCTGTAcaacctcccctcccccgccgtCCCAGAGGAGGACTGGCTGCTCAGGGTGAAGCCCAAGGCCCAGCCCAGCAAGGAGAGCTCTCTGTTCTGGTGAGGCCGCACggctgggtgtgtgggtgtgtgcacatgtgtgcatgtgtgtgtgtgtgtgtgtgtgctgtaacgtgtgtgtgtgtatgtttgtgttgtgtgtgtgtgtctgtttgtctgtggggTGTTGTGTAggggtgtgagtgtttgtgtgtgtgtgtgtgtgtgtgtgtgtgtgcgtgtgtgtttgtgtgtttgtgtttgtgtgtatgtgtgtgtctatgttcctgtgtgtctgtggggtgttgtgttggggtgtgagtgtttgtatgtatgtgtgtgtgtgtgtgtgtgtgtgtgtgtgtgtgtgtgtgtgtgtgtgtgtgtgtgtgtgtgtgtgtgtgtgtgtgtgtgtgtgtgtgtttgtgtgcgtgtgtatgtgtgtgtgtgtgtgtgtgtgtgtgtggtgtgtttgttggaAGGTCGGTCTGGAATGTGATCAGAATGCTATGCAGACCcaatttatgttttgtttgcCGGAGGCCAAACATAATCAATGATAGAGTTTCTGATTCGGTTAAATTATTTATGTTAATAATGTCAAGTCAAtctattaaaatgtattaataaGTTACACTCTCTAATTTACTATctacctaccacacacacaaacacacacacacacacacacacacacacacacacacacacacacacacacacacacacacacacacacacacacacacacacacacacacacacacacacactaaccacaccactcacaaacacacaaacatacacaaatacaaacacatacaaacaaccacacaaaaaatcacacacacacatacacacccaaaaaacacacacaacgcacacacacatacacacccatatacacatacacacacacacacacacacacacacacacacacacacacacacacacacacacacacacacacacacacacacacacaccaacacacaatcacacacacatcacacacacacacaaacacacccctgcAGGGTGAGTACGTTGCAGGATGGCTACGAGGACGTTCAgtggaacagcagcagcagcagccaccccCCCTGGCTGCGCTTCCACATGGGCATTTCTCGCTGGCAGTTGTACCCCAACCCAGACCCCAACATGGGGCCCCTGGTCCAGCAGTTGGCCACCCACAACATCGTCAGTGCAGGTACGGCCCGGGACATACCACAGATCGCCTCCCAAACATCTACATTTAGTCAGGAGCCGttgagcagacgctttcatccaaagctcTGAACCAACCATAAACTGTATGaaatcacatttacatttagtcatTAAGTAGACACTTCATTTGAAAAATTAACAATAAACACGCACTATTATATAAAGTCAAGTGCACAAGGGATAAACCATCTGTGATGCAGACTGGCCAACTCCATGCACCTAAAAATTGAAGTATCTAAGTTCAAAAAAGTGTACGACCCAAGTGGTCGTTTGAAAGCTGTTGTTCAGATTGAAGTAGAAGGTTGTATTTTTCAATTGTTAGAGAACAATTCAACCATGTAGGTTCTCAATTCAGCACAAAAAAGGTTTTTGCATCCGTGTGAAGGTTAAATGTTTCATAAGTGACTGGGTGTGAGTTGCTGCGTTGATTGCCTGGTCAGGTAGCAGCTGGGGAATGTCGTGGCCAGGGTGCAGCTTAGTTGAGTGTTATTCTGGATACATAAATGTATTTCGACCacatttgttttggttgtttattATCACATCTGGCTCCAGGGCAGTGTAGTGCTCAAAGGTACTAGGTTCGATCCCCGATGGCTTACCTGTAGACATCCTTGAGGCAACCTAACCCATACCTGTTTAataacatgtatctgaattcattgGAGGTGCCTTTGAATAAAAGTGCCTGCTAAATGAGAACAGACTGGATCTTATAATGTATGATTTGTTAAGCGTTGCTGTGTCTTGTATTTATAGTGATCAGCAGTTCTGATCACTATCAGTTCCTGCCAGGTTACACTGCAGACACCAGACAGTGAGTCAGTGTTGAGGCTGGGCTAACTTAAATcaacaagaacaagaaggaTGAACAGGATACACAGATGAACAGGTTCCTCCATGTCGCTAATCAAGAATCAATCATTCCCCTGCAAATCTGTAGCAGCACTTGGGCAAACTGGGTGCGGTGTAATAAGGATTAGGCTGTGTGATCGATCTAAATTGTGTGATTGTTGGATGGAAAAAATAGACATAGTCCGATACGTAGAGACGaggaaagatatatatatatacatatatatacatagagagagagagacagagagagagagagagagagagagagagagagagagagagagagagagagagagagagagagagagagagagaaagagagagagagagagagagagagagagagagagagagagagagaaagagagagagagagagtttgagggaggaagagagagagagtttgagggaggaagagagagagagagtagagtatGTATGAATACTGGCTACGGATGGCGAGACAAAGTGTTATTTTCTGACACCAGGTGTATGTgccgtatgtgtgtatgtgtgcatttgtacataagtgggtgcgtgtgcatgttgatatgtgtgcatttgtgtatgcttgtttgtgtatgtacgtgtacATGGGGTAggtctttttgtgtgtatgccttTACGTGTGTAcgtatatatctgtgtgtatgtgcgaatgtgattgtgtgattgtgtgtgcgtgggcgtgtttCCATCATACTCCGGATGGCGTCTCACACCTCTGTGCGGTGCCACGGCTCATGGAGTCGTGCtgggcgttgctatggtgaccctgctctctcttcccccccccccccccccccccccccccgtctctcagTGCAGAAGTCCGGCGGGACGCAGCTGAAGCTGGTTATGTCATTCCCCAACTATGGACAGGCCATTTTCAAGCCAATGAAGTAAGTGAGGCCTGTTGAAGTGGACGATACTGCTCACTGGGAACTCTTGAATGCAACTATCTATTTCTTTATGGTGATCCACTCAGTGAGAAACGGTCTTCCTCCCTCATGCAACACCTCCCTTCTCCACTGGAACATATATAGCGGCTTTATCACACTGCATAAGATGGATGATAGAATCGAGTTTCGAGGTTAAGGCAACACAATGAGACCGAGAGGGTAATGAGGGGtagtttgttttaatttaaaaacattCAAATCTTGTGAGAATATTCACAACCTTATACGCACATGATTATATGAAATCGTTGTAGTGTTCTGAGGCTCTGATTGATTTCTCTGTAGAGATGGgcataattgtatttttatttcctGTTTGTGTTCATCAGTCCATCAATACATAGCACTTCGAGTCAGTAGGTGACCATGTCTTAAGTTGAGTCACTGCACCCAGCAACaagacatgttttaaaatgttcTCTTCAGATTAGCGTCACTGGGTAAATGATTCGCTTTTAAGTACACGTACAGTGCACCAACAGAGTTACAACTAGCGACTCAAAGATGGTTTGAGTCGGTAGCCTGACATGCCTTAATGGAGCCGACCTAGGATGAAATGAAACAACGCCGTGCGCTGGTTTTAAGATGAGTTGCTCTCCCCACAGGCAGGAGCGAGACGAGGAGACCAACTTCAACCTCTACTACTTCTCTGACTTTGAGCGGCACAACGCAGAGATCGCTGCCTTCCACCTGGACAGGTAGCCatgagggggcggggggtatgGTGTTAACTGGCAGCTGGCCCCAGTTGGCTAGCAAGAAGAACAGCACAGTAGAGCTCCTTTTCTCACTGTTTATAATGAGATGGGATCTGCAAAGCACAATATGGCAGACGGCATGAAACTGTTGTTTCGATCAGAGTTCATTTTATTCAATTGGGAAGAGTCTGAGGACGCCTGCACGGTACATAATTTAATggaaaagtataaaatatagaTGTGTTTTTACATCTCTTATTATTGTGACCTAATTCAAATCAAGAAGTCGTCTGGCACTAAAACAATAATGTCTTAAGACTCTCTCGCCATTATTTCCTCCGACTGTTTTCTCATCGTTCCCCCACGATTCCTACTGAAGGATTCTTGGGTACCGGCGGATCCCCCCAGTGGTGGGCCGGCTGGTGGACGTCGTCAAGGACATCAAAGACGTCACAACAGACCACAAACTGGCCcgcaccttcttctcctctcctggtacccccccccccccccccccccccccccccccccccctcatcttgGTGTCCCATAACACACAGATCGATAacgtgctctgtgtgtgttgttcatgGCCCTCCGCCATCTTTTTTCTGCTCATAAAGATCCACAGCCTCGGGGAACAACTGATTTATGGTTAttatttgagtttattattTCCGTTATTCTAATTTCCTCTCAACtcctctccttatctcctctcccctcctatcTTCCCCATTAAATTTCTTTCCTTTCCTATAAC
Coding sequences:
- the LOC130380042 gene encoding extracellular serine/threonine protein kinase FAM20C-like; its protein translation is MRWVRRPRRSGTICLCVASFALLLHLLLLCFSFSSIPQTQSCNPSSSSSSSRRDAPLHPANDTSGLAPPPAETTPPDTLKTRRGVVPRDSKARRHPPVGGEAGGGGGVSVSKLQAYFSHPLYNLPSPAVPEEDWLLRVKPKAQPSKESSLFWVSTLQDGYEDVQWNSSSSSHPPWLRFHMGISRWQLYPNPDPNMGPLVQQLATHNIVSAVQKSGGTQLKLVMSFPNYGQAIFKPMKQERDEETNFNLYYFSDFERHNAEIAAFHLDRILGYRRIPPVVGRLVDVVKDIKDVTTDHKLARTFFSSPVGNTCFYGQCSYYCSTEHAVCGRPTALEGSVALMLPDLSLAIRRTWRSPWRRSYSRSKLAKWETEPDYCSTVKKTAPYDKGTRLVDVVDLAILDFLMSNMDRHHYETFEKFGNDTFLLHLDNGRAFGRHSKDEPSILAPLRQCCRIRRSTWLRLRLLALPHFRLSDVMRESLGRDPLSVATTPLLAEPHLAALDRRLTVVLRAVNRCLEEKGGGAGTMGGARGGAGDEVVIYDDMS